From a region of the Mercurialis annua linkage group LG1-X, ddMerAnnu1.2, whole genome shotgun sequence genome:
- the LOC126657429 gene encoding G-type lectin S-receptor-like serine/threonine-protein kinase LECRK3 has translation MFPKITSMFLFILLLSCIFSRSSSQHGISNISLGSSLTPANNSYWSSDSGYFAFGFYQKGDGYGIGVWMPNIQEKTLIWTANRHDPPLPANVSLILDGEGRLILRNSPGKQTPIADNPQPASSASMLDSGNFVLYNSKSEILWQTFNDPTDTILPGQRLLAGQQLESTVSNANHMSGTFIIQMRRNGNLVIFSADYPFQSKYFYWKSGTSNAGDNSSLNLDTNGQLYILNTNGNKIWPRNNRRNISGRATYRATIEADGIFRLYSHNLEQNGNWSMEQQFPVNNCDPIGLCGTNAYCILADKVSSCACLPGFNFTDQSKQNLGCQKSSSSDECQERSFTMKELENKEWQTDEPYSTLSASTKQQCAEMCLGDCSCEAAVYSNQKCRKHKLPLRSGKVEENVSGATFIKTSNGSLATKIEANNQKKEAVLITSIVISAFSFSALTICGIAFCRYRIWNYKKIYNQVTDELSEDIVLRSFTYDEMKEATDNFKTEIGRGGFGTVFRGVISNGNIVAIKRLQKVMAEGEREFRNEMNVIARTHHKNLVRLLGYCHDETNMLLVYEYMGNGSLTDFLFESEQKPAWEARVEIALNIARGIVYLHEECQTQIIHCDIKPENILMDEKEWAKIADFGLSKLLMSNQSKTYTGIRGTRGYVAPEWHSNLPITVKVDIYSFGIMLLEIICCRRNVEMDGPDDEVVLANWVYDCFEAKELNKLIRNEEIEEIKLERMVRIALWCIQDEPSMRPSMKKVVLMLEGIIDVPEPPAIPSSSCSV, from the coding sequence ATGTTCCCAAAAATTACATCAATGTTTCTGTTTATTCTACTTCTGAGTTGTATTTTCTCAAGGTCATCATCCCAACACGGGATTTCCAATATCAGCCTAGGTTCATCTCTTACTCCTGCTAACAACTCATATTGGTCCTCAGATTCCGGCTATTTCGCCTTTGGTTTTTACCAAAAAGGAGATGGGTATGGTATAGGGGTTTGGATGCCAAATATCCAGGAAAAGACTCTGATATGGACAGCAAACCGACACGATCCGCCTCTGCCAGCAAATGTTTCACTGATACTAGATGGTGAAGGCAGGCTCATCTTGCGAAACAGTCCAGGCAAACAAACACCCATTGCCGATAATCCGCAGCCTGCTTCATCAGCATCTATGCTTGATTCTGGCAACTTCGTGCTCTACAACTCGAAATCCGAGATTCTGTGGCAGACTTTTAATGATCCAACAGACACCATTTTACCAGGACAACGCCTGTTGGCCGGACAACAGCTGGAGTCTACCGTCTCTAATGCAAATCACATGAGTGGAACATTTATAATCCAGATGCGAAGAAATGGAAACCTTGTAATATTCTCAGCGGATTATCCATttcaaagtaaatatttttactgGAAGTCAGGTACATCAAATGCAGGAGATAATTCGAGTCTGAATCTCGATACCAATGGTCAGCTGTACATACTAAACACTAACGGAAATAAGATATGGCCCCGGAATAACAGGAGAAACATATCTGGAAGAGCTACATATCGTGCTACGATTGAAGCAGATGGAATATTCAGACTGTATTCACATAATTTGGAGCAAAACGGTAATTGGTCAATGGAACAGCAGTTCCCTGTCAACAATTGTGATCCCATTGGCTTGTGCGGCACAAATGCGTATTGTATTCTTGCAGACAAAGTGTCATCATGTGCTTGTCTTCCTGGTTTTAATTTCACTGATCAAAGCAAACAGAATTTGGGATGCCAAAAGAGTTCCAGTTCAGATGAATGCCAAGAAAGAAGTTTTACAATGAAAGAATTGGAAAATAAAGAATGGCAAACCGATGAACCATATTCTACTCTTTCAGCTAGCACAAAACAACAGTGTGCAGAGATGTGCTTGGGAGACTGTAGCTGTGAAGCTGCAGTTTATAGTAACCAAAAGTGCAGAAAGCATAAACTTCCACTGAGATCCGGTAAAGTCGAGGAAAATGTATCAGGAGCAACTTTTATCAAGACAAGCAATGGAAGTTTGGCAACAAAGATCGAGGCTAATAATCAAAAGAAAGAGGCTGTCCTGATAACAAGTATTGTAATCTCAGCTTTTTCATTTTCTGCCCTTACAATTTGTGGTATTGCCTTTTGTCGATACCGCATTTGGAACTATAAGAAAATTTACAACCAGGTGACTGATGAACTGTCAGAAGATATCGTTCTGCGATCATTTACATATGATGAGATGAAAGAAGCGACAGACAATTTCAAAACTGAAATTGGTAGAGGAGGTTTCGGGACAGTTTTTAGAGGGGTCATATCAAATGGCAACATTGTGGCAATCAAGAGACTACAGAAAGTGATGGCTGAAGGTGAAAGAGAATTTCGGAATGAAATGAATGTTATAGCGAGAACCCATCACAAAAATCTAGTTCGATTGCTTGGTTACTGCCATGATGAAACTAACATGCTTTTAGTATACGAGTACATGGGCAACGGTTCACTTACAGATTTTCTTTTCGAGTCTGAGCAAAAGCCAGCTTGGGAGGCAAGAGTTGAGATAGCCCTAAACATAGCTCGAGGCATAGTCTATTTGCATGAAGAGTGCCAGACTCAGATCATCCATTGCGACATCAAACCTGAAAACATACTAATGGATGAGAAAGAATGGGCAAAAATTGCAGATTTTGGTTTGTCAAAGCTGCTAATGTCCAACCAATCAAAAACATACACGGGAATTAGAGGAACAAGAGGATATGTTGCACCTGAGTGGCATAGTAACTTGCCAATTACGGTGAAAGTAGACATTTACAGCTTCGGAATCATGCTATTGGAGATCATATGTTGTCGAAGAAATGTGGAGATGGATGGTCCAGATGATGAAGTAGTTCTTGCAAACTGGGTCTATGATTGCTTTGAGGCTAAAGAGCTAAATAAGCTAATCCGGAATGAAGAGATTGAGGAGATAAAACTTGAGAGAATGGTTAGGATAGCCCTTTGGTGCATCCAGGATGAACCATCAATGCGGCCATCAATGAAGAAGGTGGTACTAATGTTGGAAGGGATTATAGACGTCCCGGAACCTCCTGCAATTCCAAGCAGTTCCTGTTCTGTCTAG
- the LOC126657473 gene encoding RNA-binding protein 2, whose protein sequence is MTDGYWNHRLQQQQHPLHQSDASLKRHRPDYDIQSSGLPSGNEVPSYYPRDDDQEKYQSVKDTKTIGSAYDRYLQNSQVVPFSSEEASGLSSGGFARANGGSGGGGGMTGLPILDSGMPRRTLSSGPDPARNGRNIGFVSHPPVNKIARPIRETLPLPPDASNTLYVEGLPPGSKRREVAHIFRPFVGYKEVRVVSKDSKHRGGDPIILCFVDFEDAACAATAMSVLQGYRLDEHDRESSCLRLQFSRYRSGSRGKSIVKAQGDAKKIF, encoded by the exons ATGACGGACGGTTACTGGAATCATCGTCTTCAGCAGCAGCAACATCCTCTTCATCAGTCGGATGCAAGTTTAAAACGACACCGCCCCGATTATG ATATCCAGTCTTCAGGGCTGCCTTCAGGCAATGAGGTTCCTAGCTATTATCCAAGAGATGATGATCAGGAAAAGTATCAATCTGTAAAGGACACAAAGACAATTGGATCCGCATATGACCGGTATCTGCAAAATTCG CAAGTTGTTCCTTTTTCTTCCGAGGAAGCTAGTGGATTGAGCAGCGGTGGGTTTGCAAGGGCCAATGGTGGCagcggtggtggtggtgggaTGACTGGACTTCCAATACTTGATTCTGGTATGCCACGCCGTACTCTATCCAGTGGTCCAGACCCTGCACGAAATGGTAGAAACATCGGTTTTGTTAGTCATCCCCCGGTGAACAAAATAGCTAGGCCCATTCGTGAAACTTTACCTCTGCCTCCAGATGCTTCCAACACTCTTTACGTCGAGGGACTCCCTCCTGGCAGCAAAAGGAGAGAAGTAGCTC ATATCTTTCGCCCTTTTGTGGGATATAAGGAAGTGAGAGTTGTGAGCAAAGATTCCAAGCAT cGTGGCGGAGATCCTATCATTCTCTGTTTTGTTGATTTTGAAGATGCTGCCTGTGCAGCAACCGCGATGAGTGTCTTGCAAG GTTATAGATTGGATGAACATGATCGTGAATCTAGTTGCTTAAGGCTACAGTTTTCTCGATATCGCTCTGGAAGTCGTGGGAAAAG TATAGTGAAGGCACAAGGTGATGCAAAGAAAATTTTCTGA
- the LOC126657423 gene encoding G-type lectin S-receptor-like serine/threonine-protein kinase LECRK1, translating into MLLLLFLMSSIFSRATAQERVSNIRLGSSLTPNPNNTSHWSSDSGQFAFGFYQEGDGFAVGVWLPKTQQRTVIWSANRDTRPLPRDVTLILSNDGKLIFQFNQGPQIPISDSNQSASSASMLDSGNFVLYDSESKIIWQTFTTPTDTIVSGQSLFAGQILISRISNTNHSSGKYQLIMQKDGNLVMYPVKYALATVDAYWQTQTNGAGDNVSLQLDKNGRLYLLNGSAILKRVDDRITISGYSIYRATIDADGIFRMYSFNPDQNDKWSIEWSSSNNKCDPTGLCGLNSYCTLLDEVPSCFCPPGFVFIDQSQTNLGCKISFPTVDCKSVGNSNFSIQELKDISWEDSPYSILSANTETMCREECSRDCNCEAAIYKNQECRKQKLPLRYVRDLKGEQITLFIKVSIGSSRTTMGGTQRNNKRQRIVLIIGIVLLTLSIFLLATFCVLFYRYRIWNYKKISSHAHDEMLEDVTLRSFTYDELNKATNNFRNEIGKGAFGTVFRGILLTSNRVVAVKRLERGVADGEREFRNEMKVIGRTHHRNLVRLFGYCHDGTNRLLVYEFMNDGSLVDFLFNAEQKPAWEERIDIALNIARGLFYLHEECATQVIHCDIKPENILMDKNVGVKIADFGLSKLLMPDQSKTYTGIRGTRGYVAPEWHTNLPITVKADVYSFGIMLLEIICCRRNVDMDVPDDEVVLANWVYDCFEAKETNKLIKDEEVEESKLERMVKVGLWCIQDEPTLRPSMKKVVLMLEGTVDIPAPPTPPSFTSSV; encoded by the coding sequence ATGTTGCTGCTGCTTTTTCTTATGAGCTCCATTTTTTCTAGAGCAACAGCTCAAGAGAGAGTTTCCAATATTAGACTAGGTTCTTCACTTACTCCAAATCCAAATAACACTTCACACTGGTCCTCAGATTCTGGCCAATTTGCTTTTGGGTTCTACCAAGAAGGGGATGGCTTTGCTGTAGGCGTATGGTTGCCAAAAACTCAGCAGAGAACTGTCATATGGTCTGCAAATCGTGACACTCGGCCACTTCCAAGAGATGTCACTTTGATCTTGAGTAATGATGGTAAGCTCATCTTTCAGTTTAATCAAGGCCCGCAGATACCCATTTCAGATTCTAATCAGTCCGCTTCCTCAGCCTCGATGCTTGATTCGGGTAACTTTGTACTCTACGATTCAGAATCAAAGATCATATGGCAGACGTTTACCACTCCAACAGATACTATTGTATCAGGACAGAGTCTTTTTGCAGGGCAAATCCTGATATCTAGAATCTCCAACACAAATCATTCAAGTGGAAAATATCAACTCATTATGCAAAAAGATGGGAACCTGGTGATGTATCCTGTAAAATATGCATTAGCAACGGTTGATGCTTACTGGCAAACGCAAACAAATGGAGCCGGAGATAATGTGAGTTTACAACTTGATAAAAACGGTCGGTTATACCTGCTAAATGGCTCTGCTATTCTGAAGAGAGTGGATGATAGAATAACCATATCTGGTTACTCGATCTACCGCGCAACGATTGATGCAGATGGAATATTTAGGATGTATTCCTTTAACCCGGACCAAAATGATAAATGGTCAATTGAGTGGTCATCATCAAACAACAAGTGTGATCCAACTGGCTTGTGTGGCTTAAATTCATATTGTACTCTTCTGGATGAGGTCCCTTCATGTTTTTGTCCTCCTGGTTTTGTTTTCATTGATCAAAGCCAGACAAACTTGGGATGCAAGATAAGTTTCCCTACAGTTGATTGTAAGAGTGTGGGTAATAGTAACTTTAGCATACAGGAGCTTAAGGATATATCATGGGAAGACAGCCCGTATTCTATTCTCTCGGCCAACACAGAAACTATGTGCAGAGAGGAGTGTTCAAGAGACTGCAATTGTGAGGCTGCAATTTATAAGAATCAAGAATGCAGAAAACAAAAGCTTCCTCTAAGATATGTGAGAGACCTAAAAGGGGAACAAATAACATTGTTTATTAAGGTAAGCATCGGAAGTTCAAGGACAACAATGGGTGGCACACAAAGAAACAACAAGCGACAAAGGATTGTCCTCATAATAGGCATAGTACTTTTAACTCTTTCAATTTTTCTTCTAGCAACCTTTTGTGTTCTCTTCTACAGATATCGGATTTGgaattataaaaagatttcAAGTCATGCACATGATGAAATGTTGGAAGATGTCACTTTGCGATCATTCACATATGATGAGCTCAACAAAGCAACAAACAATTTCAGGAATGAAATTGGTAAAGGGGCTTTTGGGACAGTTTTCAGAGGGATCTTATTGACTAGCAATAGAGTAGTGGCCGTCAAGCGGCTTGAGAGAGGGGTGGCTGATGGAGAAAGGGAATTCCGGAATGAGATGAAAGTAATAGGAAGAACCCATCACAGAAACTTAGTTCGACTGTTTGGTTACTGCCATGATGGAACAAATAGGCTTCTGGTGTATGAATTCATGAACGACGGCTCACTTGTAGATTTCCTCTTCAATGCCGAACAAAAGCCAGCTTGGGAGGAAAGAATTGACATAGCCCTAAACATAGCTCGAGGCTTATTCTATTTGCACGAAGAGTGTGCCACCCAGGTCATCCACTGTGATATCAAACCTGAAAACATACTAATGGATAAGAACGTAGGTGTAAAAATTGCAGATTTTGGTTTGTCAAAGCTACTAATGCCTGATCAATCCAAAACATACACGGGAATCAGAGGAACAAGAGGATATGTTGCACCAGAATGGCACACGAACTTACCCATAACTGTCAAAGCAGATGTGTACAGCTTTGGAATTATGTTGTTAGAGATCATATGTTGTCGAAGGAACGTGGACATGGATGTTCCAGACGATGAAGTAGTACTTGCAAACTGGGTCTATGATTGCTTCGAGGCCAAGGAAACCAACAAGCTAATAAAGGACGAAGAGGTAGAGGAGAGTAAACTTGAGAGGATGGTTAAGGTGGGACTTTGGTGCATCCAAGACGAACCAACATTGCGACCATCAATGAAGAAGGTAGTACTGATGTTGGAAGGGACAGTAGACATACCAGCTCCTCCTACTCCTCCTTCCTTTACCAGTTCTGTATAA